A genomic region of Roseateles amylovorans contains the following coding sequences:
- the mnmC gene encoding FAD-dependent 5-carboxymethylaminomethyl-2-thiouridine(34) oxidoreductase MnmC — MKTAPILPARVDFSDAAVPHAPDFGDVYHARAGAFAQARHVFLAGNGLPSRWSGRPRFVVLETGFGLGNNFLATWAAWRDDPHRSERLVFISIEKHPLTRADLARAHAASPEPALAQQLIDAWPPLTANLHTVDVEGGRVRLMLALGNARDWLHELSAQVDAFYLDGFSPARNPDLWEAGLLKQIGRLAAPGATAATWSVARSVRDGLAAAGFQVEKRPGFASKGEMSAARYAPRHVPPMPPGRQAVAPNAREVLILGAGLAGAACARALTRQGLQCQVLDADAAVASRASGNPGGLFHGTLHADDGPHARFHRAAALSTERELRRLAPALPWLQWGLMRVEPQVSLEAMRALQQRSGLPGDYVQALDASQVSAQVGLTMVHPAWFFPGGGAVEPGAVVRAWLAEAGIQPQLGTHVADLRNDGGRWSALDTDGRVLAQADAVILAAGTANQALAAKWLAGPEWPWSDQRGQLSLIDRACAPPRPAVPVAGVGYALSLPDGTLCFGATTQVDDPDPALRHADQAENLTRLTQLLPGARSEHLAALPLHGRVGWRSLVPDRLPIVGALPSSVPTQRAEQVRAWPRHPGLMICGGLASRGLTWATLCGELIAAQLTGAPWPLEMDLAEALDPARFAARRVRQGG, encoded by the coding sequence ATGAAGACCGCGCCCATTCTTCCGGCCCGCGTCGATTTCTCCGACGCCGCTGTGCCTCATGCGCCGGATTTCGGCGATGTCTACCATGCCCGCGCTGGCGCGTTCGCCCAGGCGCGGCATGTCTTCCTGGCCGGCAACGGCCTCCCCTCCCGATGGTCGGGTCGCCCACGCTTTGTCGTGCTGGAGACCGGCTTCGGCCTGGGCAACAACTTTCTCGCCACCTGGGCCGCGTGGCGCGACGATCCGCATCGCAGCGAGCGGCTGGTCTTCATCAGCATCGAAAAGCATCCGCTGACACGGGCCGATCTGGCACGTGCACACGCCGCCTCACCCGAGCCCGCACTCGCCCAACAGCTGATCGACGCCTGGCCGCCGCTCACCGCCAACCTCCACACGGTGGATGTCGAGGGCGGCCGCGTCCGGTTGATGCTGGCCCTTGGCAACGCCCGCGACTGGCTGCATGAGCTGTCGGCTCAGGTCGACGCCTTCTACCTGGACGGCTTTTCTCCCGCCCGCAATCCCGATCTTTGGGAGGCCGGCCTGCTCAAGCAGATCGGCCGGCTCGCCGCCCCCGGCGCCACCGCCGCGACCTGGAGCGTGGCGCGAAGCGTGCGGGATGGCCTCGCTGCTGCGGGATTTCAGGTCGAGAAGCGACCCGGCTTCGCGAGCAAGGGCGAGATGTCCGCGGCCCGCTACGCGCCTCGGCATGTCCCACCGATGCCACCCGGTCGGCAGGCGGTGGCGCCGAACGCCCGCGAGGTGCTGATCCTCGGCGCCGGTCTGGCGGGCGCGGCCTGCGCGCGGGCGCTTACCCGTCAGGGCCTTCAGTGCCAGGTGCTGGACGCCGATGCAGCCGTCGCCTCACGCGCCTCCGGCAATCCCGGCGGACTGTTCCACGGCACCTTGCATGCGGACGACGGCCCGCATGCCCGCTTCCATCGCGCGGCCGCCCTGTCGACCGAGCGGGAGCTGCGCCGCCTCGCGCCTGCCCTGCCCTGGTTGCAGTGGGGATTGATGCGCGTCGAGCCGCAGGTCAGCCTGGAAGCGATGCGCGCCTTGCAGCAGCGCTCCGGACTGCCCGGCGACTATGTCCAGGCCCTGGATGCGTCGCAGGTCAGCGCCCAGGTCGGTCTGACGATGGTGCATCCCGCGTGGTTCTTTCCGGGGGGCGGCGCCGTCGAGCCCGGCGCCGTGGTGCGGGCCTGGCTGGCCGAGGCCGGCATTCAGCCGCAGTTGGGGACCCACGTCGCCGACTTGCGCAACGACGGCGGGCGATGGTCCGCTCTGGATACGGACGGCCGTGTGCTGGCCCAGGCGGATGCCGTCATCCTCGCGGCGGGCACGGCCAATCAAGCGCTGGCAGCCAAGTGGCTCGCCGGACCCGAATGGCCGTGGAGCGACCAGCGGGGACAACTCAGCCTGATCGATCGCGCCTGCGCGCCGCCACGACCGGCGGTGCCGGTTGCTGGCGTTGGGTATGCACTGAGCCTGCCGGATGGCACCCTGTGCTTCGGCGCCACGACCCAGGTCGACGATCCGGACCCCGCGCTGCGCCATGCGGACCAAGCGGAGAACCTCACGCGTCTGACCCAGTTGCTGCCCGGCGCCCGGAGCGAGCACCTGGCCGCACTGCCGCTGCACGGTCGCGTCGGCTGGCGCAGCCTGGTCCCAGACCGTTTGCCGATCGTCGGCGCCCTGCCTTCCTCGGTTCCGACGCAACGCGCCGAGCAGGTCCGCGCCTGGCCCCGCCATCCCGGCCTGATGATCTGCGGCGGGCTGGCCTCTCGCGGACTGACCTGGGCCACCCTGTGCGGCGAGCTGATCGCCGCGCAGCTCACCGGCGCGCCCTGGCCTTTGGAAATGGATCTGGCCGAAGCGCTGGATCCCGCGCGATTCGCGGCGCGCCGGGTGCGGCAAGGCGGCTGA
- a CDS encoding DEAD/DEAH box helicase: MSFDALGLSQPLLRAIADAGYTTPTPIQSQAIPAVLSGGDLMAGAQTGTGKTAGFTLPVLQRLSVGKPVRDARGRLAVRALVLTPTRELAAQVEESVRTYGKYLPLTSMVMFGGVGMQPQIDKLRKGVDILVATPGRLLDHAQQGTLDLSKVEILVLDEADRMLDMGFIHDIKKVLALLPQKKQSLLFSATFSDEIKALADRLLDKPGLIEVARRNATADTIAQKVHPVDRDKKKELLAHLIRQHDWHQVLVFTRMKHGANRLAEFLDKQGITAMAIHGNKSQGARTKALAEFKSGDLQVLVATDIAARGIDIDQLPHVVNYELPNVSEDYVHRIGRTGRAGAQGEALSLVCVDEEGFLRDIQKLIKREIPREVVPGFEPDPNAKPEPIVLGRMVLNGGVGKTGGSPRPSGGGGGGRRGGGGQGGGGRAPQGQGRAAQGQSQGRGQGGGGSGGQGQGQRSQAQGQRPAGQGQGGQGGQGQGQGQRQGERRHGGGHGSQGNRPAGAALTRPKSSS, translated from the coding sequence ATGAGTTTTGACGCACTGGGCCTGTCCCAGCCCCTGCTTCGCGCAATCGCCGACGCCGGTTACACCACCCCCACCCCGATCCAAAGCCAGGCCATTCCGGCCGTCCTCAGCGGCGGCGACCTGATGGCCGGCGCCCAGACCGGCACCGGCAAGACCGCCGGTTTCACCCTGCCGGTGCTGCAACGACTGTCCGTCGGCAAGCCGGTGCGCGACGCCCGCGGCCGCCTGGCCGTGCGTGCCCTGGTCCTGACCCCGACCCGTGAACTGGCCGCGCAGGTCGAAGAAAGCGTGCGCACCTACGGCAAATACCTGCCGCTCACCAGCATGGTGATGTTCGGCGGCGTCGGCATGCAGCCGCAGATCGACAAGCTCCGCAAGGGCGTCGACATCCTGGTGGCCACGCCCGGCCGTCTGCTGGACCACGCACAGCAAGGCACGCTGGACCTGTCCAAGGTCGAGATCCTGGTGCTGGACGAAGCCGACCGCATGCTGGACATGGGCTTCATCCACGACATCAAGAAGGTGCTGGCCCTGCTGCCGCAGAAGAAGCAGAGCCTGCTGTTCTCGGCCACCTTCAGCGACGAGATCAAGGCCCTGGCCGATCGCCTGCTGGACAAGCCGGGCCTGATCGAAGTTGCCCGCCGCAATGCCACCGCCGACACCATCGCGCAGAAGGTGCATCCGGTCGACCGCGACAAGAAGAAGGAACTGTTGGCCCATCTGATCCGTCAGCACGACTGGCACCAGGTGCTGGTCTTCACCCGCATGAAGCACGGCGCCAACCGCCTGGCCGAGTTCCTGGACAAGCAAGGCATCACCGCCATGGCGATCCACGGCAACAAGAGCCAGGGTGCCCGCACCAAGGCCCTGGCCGAGTTCAAGAGCGGCGACCTGCAGGTGCTGGTGGCCACCGACATCGCTGCGCGCGGCATCGACATCGACCAGTTGCCGCATGTCGTCAACTACGAGCTGCCCAATGTGTCGGAGGACTATGTCCACCGCATCGGCCGGACCGGCCGTGCCGGCGCCCAGGGTGAAGCGCTGTCGCTGGTCTGCGTGGACGAGGAAGGCTTCCTGCGTGACATCCAGAAGCTGATCAAGCGCGAGATTCCGCGCGAGGTCGTCCCGGGCTTCGAACCCGATCCGAATGCCAAGCCCGAGCCGATCGTGCTGGGTCGCATGGTCTTGAACGGCGGTGTCGGCAAGACCGGCGGATCGCCGCGTCCCAGCGGCGGCGGCGGTGGCGGCCGACGCGGTGGGGGCGGTCAGGGCGGCGGCGGCCGTGCACCGCAAGGCCAGGGTCGCGCGGCGCAAGGCCAGAGCCAAGGCCGCGGCCAAGGTGGCGGCGGCAGCGGTGGCCAGGGTCAGGGCCAGCGCTCGCAAGCGCAGGGTCAGCGCCCGGCCGGTCAAGGCCAAGGCGGCCAGGGTGGACAGGGCCAAGGCCAAGGCCAGCGCCAGGGTGAACGTCGCCACGGCGGCGGCCACGGCAGCCAGGGCAATCGCCCGGCCGGTGCCGCGCTGACGCGTCCGAAGTCCTCCTCCTGA
- a CDS encoding winged helix-turn-helix domain-containing protein — MSSLFPDPAAGTHLLLLDPDSHARLRCAALLRAWGYRVTDSSEPALLDRIPLLPVDLALLDPSDAREAGWAALTRLRQRSRMPVIVLLQHDSTLERVLALERGADAVAAKDGEPRELQARIRALLRPREGDAAEVLMFGRFRLEPMTRRLTGPGGFCVVLSQSEYKLLRAFLERPHSVLQRQELLHLARGDGVTALERSVDLMVSRLRQKLHDDPSSPLIRTVRGVGYLFDPPLR, encoded by the coding sequence ATGAGCTCCCTCTTTCCCGATCCTGCCGCCGGCACGCATCTGCTCTTGCTGGACCCCGACAGCCATGCGCGCCTGCGCTGCGCCGCCTTGCTCCGGGCCTGGGGCTACCGCGTGACCGACAGCAGCGAACCGGCCTTGCTGGATCGGATTCCCTTGCTGCCGGTGGATCTGGCCCTGCTGGACCCCAGCGATGCCCGCGAGGCCGGCTGGGCGGCGCTGACCCGTCTGCGTCAACGGTCCCGGATGCCGGTGATCGTGCTGCTGCAGCATGACAGCACGCTCGAGCGTGTCCTGGCGCTGGAGCGCGGCGCCGATGCGGTCGCGGCCAAGGACGGCGAGCCTCGAGAGCTGCAGGCCCGCATCCGGGCCTTGCTCCGGCCGCGCGAGGGCGATGCGGCCGAGGTGCTGATGTTCGGCCGCTTCCGGCTCGAGCCGATGACACGGCGTCTGACCGGCCCCGGTGGCTTCTGCGTGGTGCTGTCGCAGAGCGAATACAAGCTGCTGCGTGCCTTCCTGGAACGGCCGCACAGCGTCTTGCAGCGTCAGGAGCTCCTGCATCTGGCGCGCGGGGATGGGGTGACAGCCCTGGAGCGCAGCGTGGACCTGATGGTCTCGCGACTGCGCCAGAAGCTGCATGACGACCCCAGCTCGCCGCTGATTCGCACGGTGCGCGGCGTCGGTTACCTGTTCGACCCGCCGCTGCGCTGA
- a CDS encoding PhoH family protein gives MPLPKPPTKRASRLDSAAYATNLSPSKRPSAPEAPPAPAALAASAALSTTELAVPAAAPARSRTEPEARESRSVNPALALVPPVADKSPARKTTPTRAKARKPAGDPKLFVLDTNVLMHDPMSLFRFEEHDIYLPMITLEELDGHKKGMTEVARNVRQVSRDLDALAASLKSSTIEEMSKGLPLDQTGHREAGGKLFFQTTLFEAPLPQGLPQGKADNQILGVVQALKQQQPSREVVLVSKDINMRIKARALGLPAEDYRNDKTLEDSDLLYTGVQALPADFWERHGKTMESWQQGGTTFYRISGPLVPTLLVNQLVYLEAPGAAPLYAKVQEITGKTAVLRTLRDFGNQKHSVWGVTSRNREQNFALNLLMDPDCDFVTLTGSAGTGKTLMTLAAGLSQVLDERRYSEIIVTRVTVPVGEDIGFLPGTEEEKMGPWMGALDDNLEVLARGDSAAGEWGRAATNDLVRSKIKIKSLNFMRGRTFLNKYVIIDEAQNLTPKQMKTLITRAGPGTKIVCLGNLAQIDTPYLTEGSSGLTFAVDKFKGWAHSGHVTLARGERSRLADFASEVL, from the coding sequence ATGCCACTGCCCAAGCCTCCGACCAAGCGCGCCAGCCGCCTAGATTCCGCCGCCTACGCGACCAACCTGTCGCCCAGCAAACGCCCTTCCGCGCCCGAGGCCCCACCCGCTCCCGCCGCTCTCGCTGCATCGGCCGCGCTCAGCACCACCGAACTGGCGGTGCCTGCAGCCGCGCCGGCGCGCAGCCGCACCGAGCCCGAGGCCCGGGAATCGCGGTCGGTCAACCCGGCGCTGGCGCTGGTGCCGCCGGTCGCCGACAAGTCGCCCGCCCGGAAGACCACCCCGACCCGCGCCAAGGCGCGCAAACCGGCGGGCGATCCCAAGCTGTTCGTGCTCGACACCAATGTGCTGATGCACGACCCGATGTCGCTGTTCCGCTTTGAGGAACACGACATCTACCTGCCGATGATCACGCTCGAAGAGCTGGACGGCCACAAGAAGGGCATGACCGAAGTCGCCCGCAATGTGCGCCAGGTCAGCCGTGACCTGGACGCGCTGGCCGCCAGCCTGAAGTCCAGCACCATCGAGGAAATGTCCAAGGGCCTGCCCCTGGACCAGACCGGCCACCGTGAGGCCGGCGGCAAGCTGTTCTTCCAGACCACGCTGTTCGAGGCGCCCCTGCCCCAAGGCCTGCCGCAAGGCAAGGCCGACAACCAGATCCTGGGCGTCGTCCAGGCGCTGAAGCAGCAGCAGCCCAGCCGCGAAGTGGTGCTGGTGTCCAAGGACATCAACATGCGCATCAAGGCCCGCGCCCTGGGCCTGCCGGCGGAGGACTACCGCAACGACAAGACGCTGGAAGACTCCGACCTGCTCTACACCGGCGTCCAGGCCCTGCCGGCGGACTTCTGGGAGCGCCACGGCAAGACGATGGAGAGCTGGCAGCAAGGCGGCACCACCTTCTACCGCATCAGCGGTCCGCTGGTGCCCACGCTGCTGGTGAACCAACTGGTCTACCTGGAAGCACCCGGCGCTGCGCCGCTGTATGCCAAGGTGCAGGAGATCACCGGCAAGACCGCCGTGCTGCGCACGCTGCGGGACTTCGGCAATCAGAAGCATTCGGTCTGGGGCGTGACCTCGCGCAACCGCGAGCAGAATTTCGCCCTCAACCTGCTGATGGATCCGGACTGCGACTTCGTCACCCTCACCGGTTCGGCAGGCACCGGCAAGACGCTGATGACCCTGGCCGCCGGCCTGTCGCAGGTGCTGGATGAGCGCCGCTACAGCGAGATCATCGTCACCCGCGTCACCGTGCCGGTGGGCGAGGACATCGGCTTCCTGCCCGGCACCGAGGAAGAGAAGATGGGCCCCTGGATGGGCGCCCTGGACGACAACCTGGAAGTCCTGGCGCGCGGTGACAGCGCCGCCGGCGAATGGGGCCGCGCCGCCACCAATGACCTCGTCCGCAGCAAGATCAAGATCAAGAGCCTGAACTTCATGCGGGGCCGGACCTTCCTGAACAAGTACGTCATCATCGACGAGGCCCAGAACCTGACGCCCAAGCAGATGAAGACCTTGATCACCCGGGCCGGCCCGGGCACCAAGATCGTCTGCCTGGGCAACCTGGCGCAGATCGACACGCCCTACCTCACCGAGGGCAGCTCCGGCCTGACCTTTGCGGTCGACAAGTTCAAGGGCTGGGCCCACAGCGGCCATGTGACGCTGGCCCGCGGCGAGCGTTCACGGCTGGCGGACTTCGCATCAGAAGTCCTTTGA
- a CDS encoding peroxiredoxin, which yields MTPALNKPLPDIEALATGGVKFTPHAFHGQAVVLYFYPKDNTPGCTTEAMQFRDHHKEFVKAGAVVFGVSRDNMVSHEKFKQTLELPFDLIADTEEKLCHMFGVVKNKIMYGKKVKGIERSTFLIDAKGVLREEWRGIKVAGHVDDVLKAVKALKKEAA from the coding sequence ATGACGCCAGCGCTCAACAAACCTCTCCCGGACATTGAAGCTCTCGCTACGGGAGGCGTGAAGTTCACTCCTCATGCCTTCCACGGTCAAGCCGTCGTGTTGTACTTCTACCCCAAGGACAACACCCCGGGTTGCACCACCGAAGCCATGCAGTTCCGCGACCATCACAAGGAATTTGTGAAAGCGGGCGCGGTGGTGTTTGGGGTTTCGCGCGACAACATGGTTTCCCACGAAAAGTTCAAGCAAACGCTGGAACTGCCGTTCGATCTGATTGCAGACACCGAAGAGAAACTCTGCCACATGTTCGGTGTGGTGAAGAACAAGATCATGTACGGCAAGAAGGTGAAGGGTATCGAGCGTTCGACCTTCCTGATCGATGCCAAGGGCGTGCTGCGTGAAGAATGGCGCGGAATCAAGGTGGCCGGGCACGTGGACGACGTGCTCAAGGCCGTCAAGGCGCTGAAGAAAGAAGCCGCCTGA
- a CDS encoding Mth938-like domain-containing protein, producing MKFQLDQPQGGNIISEHDGRSVWVNGVAHRHSVLVPWQGPVQAWELSRFEDLSEAHFERILALKPELVVFGSGAKIRFAKPQLYRALIQARIGVETMDLGAACRTYNVLASEGRTVLAALLIEA from the coding sequence ATGAAATTTCAACTCGACCAGCCGCAGGGCGGCAACATCATTTCGGAACACGATGGCCGGTCCGTCTGGGTCAATGGCGTCGCCCACCGGCACAGCGTGCTGGTGCCTTGGCAGGGACCGGTGCAGGCCTGGGAGCTCAGCCGCTTCGAGGACCTGAGCGAAGCGCACTTCGAGCGCATCCTCGCGCTCAAGCCCGAACTCGTGGTGTTCGGCAGCGGCGCGAAGATCCGCTTCGCAAAGCCGCAGCTCTACCGGGCGCTCATCCAGGCGCGCATTGGCGTGGAAACCATGGACCTGGGTGCCGCCTGCCGCACCTACAACGTGCTGGCCAGCGAGGGCCGCACCGTGTTGGCGGCACTGCTGATCGAGGCCTAG
- a CDS encoding pyridoxal phosphate-dependent aminotransferase: protein MKTVTKSSKLANVCYDIRGPVLDKARQMEEEGQKIIKLNIGNIAAFGLMPPDEIVQDMIRNLPDAAGYTDSKGLFAPRKAVVHYCQEKGIAGVTVDDVYLGNGASELIVMALNALLDNGDEVLLPAPDYPLYTAAVALSGGQPIHYVCDESNGWFPALDDIRAKITPRTKAIVVINPNNPTGALYPEALLREIVEIARQHQLIILADEIYDKTLYEGETHTSIGALSDDVLTLTFNGLSKNYRSCGYRAGWMVVSGDKRHALDYITGLNMLASMRLCANTPGQLAIQTALGGYQSIKDLVAPGGRLARQRDLAYELLSQIPGVSVVKPKGALYMFPRLDPKIYPIEDDQQFAYDLLAEEKVLIVQGTGFNWIAPDHFRLVFLPNTDDLREAVGRIERFLAHYRKRHAR from the coding sequence TTGAAGACCGTCACCAAGTCCAGCAAGTTGGCCAATGTCTGTTACGACATCCGGGGACCCGTGCTGGACAAGGCCCGGCAGATGGAAGAGGAAGGGCAGAAGATCATCAAGTTGAATATCGGCAATATCGCCGCGTTCGGCCTGATGCCGCCCGACGAGATCGTGCAGGACATGATCCGCAACCTGCCCGATGCGGCCGGTTATACCGATTCCAAGGGATTGTTCGCCCCGCGCAAGGCGGTGGTGCATTACTGCCAGGAAAAGGGCATTGCGGGCGTGACGGTGGACGATGTCTACCTGGGCAACGGCGCCTCCGAGCTCATCGTGATGGCGCTCAATGCGCTGCTGGACAACGGCGATGAGGTCCTGCTCCCGGCGCCGGACTATCCGCTCTACACCGCCGCGGTGGCATTGTCGGGCGGCCAGCCGATCCACTATGTCTGCGACGAATCGAACGGCTGGTTCCCCGCCCTGGACGACATCCGCGCCAAGATCACGCCCCGCACCAAGGCGATCGTCGTCATCAATCCGAACAACCCGACCGGCGCGCTCTATCCGGAAGCGCTGCTGCGCGAGATCGTCGAGATCGCCCGCCAGCACCAGCTGATCATCCTGGCCGACGAGATCTACGACAAGACGTTGTATGAGGGCGAGACCCACACCAGCATCGGCGCGCTCTCCGACGATGTGCTCACCCTGACCTTCAACGGCCTGTCCAAGAACTACCGCAGCTGCGGCTATCGCGCCGGCTGGATGGTGGTGTCCGGGGACAAGCGCCATGCGCTGGACTACATCACCGGGCTGAACATGCTGGCGTCGATGCGGCTGTGTGCCAACACCCCCGGGCAGCTGGCGATCCAGACCGCGCTGGGCGGGTATCAGTCCATCAAGGACCTGGTCGCCCCCGGCGGCCGCCTGGCGCGGCAGCGCGACCTCGCCTATGAACTGCTCTCGCAGATTCCCGGCGTGAGCGTGGTCAAGCCCAAGGGTGCGCTCTACATGTTTCCCCGCCTGGACCCCAAGATCTATCCGATCGAGGACGACCAGCAGTTCGCCTACGACCTGCTGGCCGAGGAAAAGGTGCTGATCGTCCAAGGGACGGGCTTCAACTGGATAGCCCCCGATCATTTCCGGCTTGTCTTCCTGCCCAACACGGATGACCTCCGTGAGGCCGTCGGCCGCATCGAGCGTTTCCTGGCGCATTACCGAAAACGCCACGCACGCTGA
- a CDS encoding homoserine dehydrogenase, with protein MNPIKVGLLGIGTVGSGTFQVLHRNQAEIRGRAGRGIEIAMVADLDVDRARSIVGDACTVVSDARQVIANPEIDIVVELIGGYGVARTLVLEAIAAGKHVVTANKALLAVHGSEIFAAARAKGVMVAFEAAVAGGIPIIKALREGLTANRIEWIAGIINGTTNFILSEMRSKGLDFGTVLKEAQRLGYAEADPTFDIEGVDAAHKVTIMSAIAFGIPVQFDQAHVEGITALQATDIKYAEQLGYRIKLLGIARRRDNGIELRVHPTLIPANRLIANVEGAMNAVLVQADAVGTTLYYGKGAGAEPTASAVIADLVDITRLATADPDHRVPHLAFQPDAMNDTPILPMDQVQTAFYLRLRVADQAGVLSRITTILAEHQISIDAVLQRESAEGESQTDLIILTHDTQEGRMNKALAQMQALETVLAPIVKLRKEELA; from the coding sequence ATGAATCCGATCAAAGTGGGCCTGCTGGGCATTGGCACCGTGGGCAGCGGCACCTTCCAGGTGCTGCATCGCAACCAGGCAGAGATCCGCGGACGCGCCGGTCGCGGCATCGAGATCGCCATGGTGGCCGACCTGGATGTGGACCGCGCCCGCAGCATCGTCGGTGACGCCTGCACGGTGGTCTCGGATGCGCGCCAGGTGATCGCCAATCCGGAGATCGACATCGTCGTCGAGCTGATCGGCGGCTACGGCGTGGCGCGCACCCTGGTGCTGGAGGCGATCGCTGCCGGCAAGCATGTGGTCACCGCCAACAAGGCGCTGCTGGCGGTGCATGGCAGCGAGATCTTCGCGGCCGCGCGTGCCAAGGGCGTGATGGTGGCCTTCGAGGCGGCGGTGGCCGGCGGCATTCCCATCATCAAGGCGCTGCGCGAAGGCCTGACCGCCAACCGCATCGAATGGATTGCCGGCATCATCAACGGCACGACCAATTTCATCCTGTCGGAGATGCGCTCCAAGGGGCTGGATTTCGGCACGGTGCTCAAGGAGGCCCAACGGCTGGGCTATGCCGAGGCCGATCCCACCTTCGACATCGAGGGCGTGGACGCCGCGCACAAGGTGACGATCATGAGCGCGATCGCTTTCGGCATCCCGGTGCAGTTCGACCAGGCCCATGTGGAAGGCATCACCGCGCTGCAGGCCACAGACATCAAGTACGCCGAGCAACTGGGCTACCGCATCAAGCTGCTGGGCATTGCCCGGCGCCGGGACAACGGCATCGAGCTGCGGGTGCACCCGACGCTGATCCCGGCGAACCGGTTGATCGCCAATGTCGAGGGCGCGATGAATGCGGTGCTGGTGCAGGCCGATGCCGTCGGCACCACGCTGTATTACGGCAAGGGCGCCGGCGCCGAGCCGACCGCCTCCGCAGTGATTGCCGACCTGGTCGACATCACCCGCCTGGCCACGGCCGATCCCGACCATCGCGTGCCGCACCTGGCCTTCCAGCCCGATGCGATGAACGACACCCCCATCCTGCCGATGGACCAGGTGCAGACCGCCTTCTACCTGCGCCTGCGGGTCGCCGACCAGGCCGGCGTGCTGTCGCGCATCACGACCATCCTGGCCGAGCATCAGATCAGCATCGACGCGGTGTTGCAGCGTGAGTCGGCCGAGGGCGAGAGCCAGACCGATCTGATCATCCTCACCCATGACACGCAGGAAGGCCGCATGAACAAGGCGCTGGCCCAGATGCAGGCGTTGGAGACGGTGCTCGCGCCGATCGTCAAGCTGCGCAAGGAAGAACTGGCCTGA